Proteins found in one Bremerella volcania genomic segment:
- the araD gene encoding L-arabinonate dehydratase — protein MASNPSDESKLRSGRWFDPDSLRGFGHRSRLKGMGYDDQDYRGKPVVAILNTWSDLNTCHSHFPERVQEVKRGIWQMGGFPVEIPVMSLGEMMMKPTTMLYRNLLAMETEEALRCHPIDAAVLMGGCDKTVPAMIMGAISADLPAIFLPAGPMLKARWKDQTLGSGSDAWKYWDERRAGNLCDEAWGEIENCIARSAGTCMTMGTASTMAAIAESMGLTLPGASSVPAVISEHSRLAVATGRRAVQLAQEKLCPSDLLTPESFDNAIVTSMAIGGSTNAIVHIIAMARRAGFDLTLERFDELSRTTPVLANIRPAGKFLMEDFFDAGGLTALLKQLGEHIQGSCQTVNGSTLAENIARAEVIDPDIIRSTGDPISPTGGTFVLRGNLAPSGCIIKPTAASPRLLEHTGSAVVFDTYAELKAKLNDPDTGITPDSVLILRNAGPQGGPGFPEWGMLPIPDHLLKQGIRDLVRISDARMSGTSYGTCVLHVAPEAAVGGPLALVRNGDMIQLSIKERRLDLLVDDQELAQRRKSWSAPKPKYERGYGAMFLKHVTQADAGCDFDFLHHGEETPDPEIY, from the coding sequence ATGGCATCGAACCCGTCAGACGAATCGAAACTTCGTAGTGGCCGCTGGTTTGACCCGGACTCCCTCCGAGGGTTCGGGCACCGTTCGCGGCTCAAGGGCATGGGGTACGACGACCAAGATTATCGCGGCAAGCCGGTCGTTGCGATTCTGAATACCTGGAGTGACCTCAATACCTGCCATTCGCATTTCCCCGAACGCGTACAAGAGGTGAAACGGGGGATCTGGCAGATGGGCGGTTTTCCGGTGGAAATACCGGTGATGTCGCTGGGCGAAATGATGATGAAGCCCACGACCATGCTTTATCGCAATCTGCTGGCCATGGAGACCGAAGAAGCCCTGCGCTGTCATCCGATTGACGCGGCTGTTCTGATGGGGGGCTGCGATAAAACGGTACCGGCGATGATCATGGGGGCCATTTCGGCCGACCTTCCGGCTATCTTTTTGCCGGCCGGCCCGATGCTCAAGGCTCGCTGGAAGGATCAAACGCTCGGCAGCGGGAGTGATGCCTGGAAGTACTGGGACGAACGCCGTGCTGGGAACCTGTGCGATGAAGCCTGGGGCGAGATCGAGAATTGCATTGCCCGCTCGGCCGGAACGTGCATGACGATGGGGACCGCATCGACCATGGCGGCCATCGCTGAGTCCATGGGGCTGACCTTGCCGGGGGCTTCGTCGGTGCCGGCCGTGATTTCGGAACATTCCCGCCTGGCCGTTGCCACAGGGCGACGGGCCGTTCAGTTGGCGCAAGAGAAACTTTGCCCTTCCGATTTATTGACGCCGGAGTCGTTCGATAACGCTATCGTCACGAGCATGGCGATCGGCGGTTCGACGAACGCGATTGTGCACATCATCGCGATGGCTCGCCGCGCCGGTTTTGATTTGACGCTCGAGCGTTTCGATGAACTCTCGCGTACGACGCCTGTCTTGGCGAACATTCGCCCGGCTGGCAAATTCCTGATGGAGGACTTCTTCGACGCTGGTGGTCTGACGGCGCTGTTGAAGCAATTGGGTGAACACATTCAAGGAAGTTGCCAGACTGTGAATGGTTCGACGCTGGCAGAAAATATCGCGCGCGCCGAAGTAATCGATCCGGACATCATTCGATCGACGGGCGATCCGATCTCTCCGACCGGCGGCACGTTCGTGCTTCGAGGAAACTTGGCACCGTCAGGATGCATTATCAAGCCGACTGCTGCTTCGCCGCGCCTATTGGAGCATACGGGATCGGCGGTTGTGTTCGACACGTACGCCGAATTGAAAGCCAAACTGAACGATCCTGACACCGGCATTACCCCCGATTCGGTTCTCATCCTCAGGAATGCAGGCCCCCAGGGAGGACCTGGTTTTCCGGAGTGGGGAATGCTGCCGATCCCGGATCATCTGCTGAAGCAGGGGATTCGTGATCTGGTGCGAATCTCGGACGCTCGGATGAGTGGAACAAGCTACGGAACGTGCGTCCTGCACGTCGCCCCGGAAGCAGCCGTGGGTGGTCCGTTAGCTTTGGTGCGTAACGGAGACATGATTCAACTCAGTATCAAAGAGCGGCGGCTCGATCTTTTGGTGGACGACCAGGAGTTAGCCCAACGCCGAAAGAGTTGGTCGGCACCGAAACCAAAATACGAACGCGGCTACGGTGCAATGTTCCTCAAACACGTCACTCAAGCCGATGCCGGTTGCGACTTTGACTTCCTGCATCACGGCGAAGAAACGCCTGATCCCGAAATTTACTAA
- a CDS encoding GntP family permease, producing the protein MLAIVLGMLIVNCGVLFLRMHAFLALFFGALAVAAATTSLSVSQSVLHRATAGIAEIQGNEIVLTDIEEGLPKKPGAYYIASDPSFVQSKQEPVLVWVDRFEEEDEITKAYVARDLPTDMEVASARFVSQDTYREAKQLAGSSAINRVADSLGSTFGKIGILIAMASIIGQCLLSSGAAERIVYGIRHAMGERWTALAFVISSFVLAIPVFFDTVFFLMLPLAQAMAQRTGRDYLKYVLSIVVGGTLAHSLVPPTPGPLFVATELNVSIGAMILGGIGVGIWGVIAGYFYMLWANRTWQIPLRIEAQEAIAEEPNAESDLPSFGFSILPILIPIVLLGLKTVSQTALPASTNEYWNTAISFLGDKNIALSIGALLALATLFCKPAMTWVGLGKSVQKALSEGGVVVLITCAGGAFGEMIRQTNIGAVIAESLPSSVGGTGLLITAFMITAIIRVIQGSATVAMITAIGIVVPVAMQIGLPFHPVYLALAIGCGSKPLPWMNDSGFWVISRMSGFTEKETLKTFTVLLTIMGLVSFLATLVFAILFPLV; encoded by the coding sequence ATGCTCGCGATTGTTCTAGGAATGTTGATCGTCAATTGTGGCGTTCTCTTCTTACGCATGCATGCCTTCCTCGCATTGTTTTTTGGGGCACTGGCCGTCGCGGCGGCAACGACTTCCCTGTCGGTTTCGCAAAGCGTACTGCATCGCGCGACGGCTGGGATTGCAGAAATACAGGGAAACGAGATCGTTCTCACCGACATCGAGGAAGGCCTGCCGAAAAAGCCGGGGGCCTACTACATCGCGAGCGATCCTTCCTTCGTTCAGTCCAAGCAAGAGCCAGTTTTGGTATGGGTCGACCGATTTGAGGAAGAGGACGAAATCACCAAAGCCTACGTCGCCCGCGATTTGCCGACTGATATGGAAGTGGCAAGTGCCCGGTTCGTTTCCCAAGATACGTACCGGGAAGCCAAGCAATTAGCCGGCAGCAGTGCAATCAATCGCGTCGCCGATTCGTTGGGATCAACGTTCGGCAAGATTGGAATCCTCATCGCCATGGCATCGATCATTGGGCAGTGTTTGCTGTCGAGTGGAGCCGCCGAGCGAATTGTCTACGGAATTCGCCACGCGATGGGGGAACGCTGGACGGCATTAGCCTTTGTGATCAGTAGCTTCGTTTTAGCGATCCCGGTGTTCTTCGACACGGTTTTCTTTCTCATGCTCCCGCTCGCCCAGGCCATGGCACAGCGTACCGGGCGAGACTACTTGAAATACGTCTTGTCGATTGTCGTGGGGGGAACGCTGGCACACTCGCTTGTACCTCCTACGCCTGGTCCCTTGTTCGTGGCAACGGAACTTAACGTGAGCATTGGGGCGATGATTCTCGGCGGGATCGGTGTCGGCATCTGGGGCGTGATCGCAGGCTACTTCTACATGCTTTGGGCGAATCGAACGTGGCAAATCCCGCTAAGAATTGAGGCCCAAGAGGCGATTGCCGAAGAGCCCAATGCAGAAAGTGATCTGCCCAGCTTTGGGTTTTCGATTCTGCCTATTTTGATTCCTATCGTGCTGTTGGGACTGAAGACGGTCAGTCAAACGGCCTTGCCAGCATCGACCAACGAATACTGGAATACGGCGATTTCCTTTCTCGGCGACAAAAACATTGCCTTGTCGATTGGTGCTCTGTTGGCCCTGGCGACCTTATTTTGCAAGCCGGCGATGACCTGGGTGGGATTAGGCAAGTCGGTCCAGAAGGCCCTGAGTGAAGGGGGCGTCGTGGTTCTGATCACGTGCGCCGGGGGGGCGTTTGGCGAGATGATTCGTCAGACGAATATCGGTGCCGTGATTGCCGAGTCGCTTCCAAGTTCCGTGGGCGGGACCGGCCTCTTGATCACCGCTTTCATGATTACTGCCATCATTCGGGTGATACAAGGTTCGGCTACGGTGGCCATGATTACGGCGATCGGGATCGTCGTGCCGGTCGCCATGCAGATCGGCTTGCCCTTCCATCCGGTTTACCTGGCCTTGGCGATTGGGTGCGGATCGAAGCCCCTTCCCTGGATGAACGATAGCGGTTTTTGGGTCATTAGCCGGATGAGCGGGTTTACCGAGAAGGAAACCTTGAAAACGTTTACCGTCCTGTTGACCATCATGGGGCTGGTATCGTTTCTGGCTACCCTTGTTTTTGCTATTCTTTTTCCACTGGTTTAA
- the malQ gene encoding 4-alpha-glucanotransferase, producing the protein MADDGSVGHIPPFPDGYRGSGILLHVTSLPGPYGIGDFGPEAIRWIDLLHEKGQSWWQVLPLGPTGRGGSPYLPLSSFAINEILVSPDWLIEDGWISDSDVETRLPEGKVDFENVTTFKYDLLEKAWSSFQESTAEQQASFQQFCDHHAHWLEDYALFRALKVKYDDADFLIWPHELVNREASALQAAHQELSTLVRKFRFFQYLMAGHAGRVRDHARAKHVRIVGDVPIYVSAESSEAWANPSLFMLDEDKRPKFVAGVPPDYFSALGQLWGNPVYNWEAHRRNGYRWFIDRLQSLLEYADAIRLDHFRGFAAAWNVPAKATTAVDGAWVPGPGAELFEAIQAETGALPYIVEDLGTITKDVYELRDQFDLPGTLVLQFAFDGDPKNFYLPENYVHNAVVYTGTHDNATTRQWYEELPESAREVVWRMLDIDPVAPEDVTWQLIRTAWSSNAALAIAPLQDVLNLGGEARMNVPGEADGNWNWRCPSDLLDSHYFDCLKKVTEQTNRVEKP; encoded by the coding sequence ATGGCAGACGATGGTTCGGTTGGTCACATCCCTCCCTTTCCTGATGGATATCGCGGTTCGGGAATTTTGCTCCACGTGACCTCCTTGCCTGGTCCGTACGGGATTGGGGACTTCGGTCCAGAAGCCATCCGCTGGATTGACTTGCTGCATGAAAAAGGTCAATCGTGGTGGCAGGTCTTACCCCTGGGGCCTACCGGCCGCGGCGGCTCGCCATACCTACCCCTTTCGTCGTTCGCCATCAACGAGATTCTCGTCAGTCCTGATTGGCTGATCGAGGATGGGTGGATCTCCGATTCGGATGTGGAGACGCGCCTCCCCGAAGGCAAGGTCGATTTCGAGAACGTCACAACCTTCAAATATGACTTGCTGGAAAAGGCCTGGTCGAGTTTCCAGGAATCGACAGCAGAACAGCAGGCAAGCTTTCAGCAGTTTTGCGATCACCATGCCCACTGGCTGGAAGACTACGCCTTGTTTCGCGCGTTAAAAGTGAAGTACGACGACGCCGACTTCCTGATCTGGCCGCACGAACTGGTCAACCGTGAAGCGAGTGCGCTCCAAGCGGCCCATCAAGAACTTTCAACGTTGGTTCGCAAGTTTCGCTTCTTCCAATATTTAATGGCTGGTCATGCCGGGCGTGTTCGCGACCATGCCCGGGCGAAACATGTTCGCATTGTCGGGGATGTTCCAATCTATGTTTCCGCCGAATCAAGCGAGGCCTGGGCAAATCCCAGTCTATTCATGCTGGACGAAGACAAACGACCGAAGTTTGTCGCTGGCGTTCCCCCAGATTACTTCAGTGCCCTCGGTCAGTTGTGGGGCAATCCGGTTTACAACTGGGAGGCACATCGCCGCAACGGTTACCGCTGGTTTATCGATCGACTGCAATCGCTGCTGGAATACGCCGACGCGATTCGCCTCGACCACTTCCGAGGCTTTGCCGCCGCCTGGAATGTCCCCGCCAAGGCCACCACGGCAGTCGATGGTGCCTGGGTTCCGGGACCGGGTGCCGAACTGTTCGAGGCAATCCAAGCCGAGACGGGTGCGCTACCGTACATCGTCGAGGACTTGGGGACGATCACGAAAGACGTCTACGAACTTCGCGATCAGTTCGACCTTCCAGGGACGCTGGTCCTGCAGTTCGCCTTCGATGGTGATCCGAAGAACTTCTACCTGCCAGAGAACTACGTACACAACGCGGTCGTTTACACCGGAACCCACGATAACGCTACCACTCGGCAATGGTACGAGGAACTTCCCGAGTCGGCTCGCGAGGTCGTCTGGCGGATGTTGGATATCGACCCGGTCGCCCCAGAGGACGTGACCTGGCAATTGATTCGCACGGCCTGGTCATCGAATGCCGCGCTGGCAATTGCTCCCCTGCAAGATGTGCTTAACTTAGGGGGCGAAGCCAGGATGAACGTCCCCGGCGAGGCCGATGGCAATTGGAACTGGCGATGTCCGAGCGATTTGCTCGATAGTCATTACTTTGACTGCTTGAAGAAAGTTACCGAGCAAACCAATCGCGTTGAGAAGCCGTAG
- the pgi gene encoding glucose-6-phosphate isomerase: MWSIGSYSPSEDIPQWYRPGLNDKEFMMASTTTPLTQLNAWKSLADHFSVIQSTHLRTLFAEDAQRGKRLTAEGGDLFFDYSKNRVTDETLKLLIQLAEESQLRERIDAMFSGEKINITEDRAVLHTALRAPKDKTIIVDGENVVPAVHEVLDRMSTFSDRVRNGDWKGHSGKRIVNVVNIGIGGSDLGPVMAYEALKHFSQRDMTFRFVSNVDGTDFAEAVQDLDPAETLFIVASKTFTTLETMTNANTARDWLLAAFDGDASSVAKHFVAVSTNADKVSAFGIDTANMFGFWDWVGGRYSMDSAIGLSTMLAIGPDNFKAMLDGFHQMDEHFRTAPFEKNIPVLMALLSIWYSNFFGSESIAVLPYEQYLKRFPAYLQQLTMESNGKYITLSGNRVDYTTGTIYFGEPGTNGQHSFYQLIHQGTELIPCDFIAFGKSLNPLGRHHDMLIANVLAQSEALAFGKTEAQVKEEGTPDWLVPHRVFEGNRPSNTIFADELSPSVLGQLVALYEHCVFAQGSIWQINSFDQWGVELGKQLAQRIIPELESSETPDLQHDSSTNNLIRRYRAIKEK; encoded by the coding sequence ATGTGGTCAATTGGAAGTTATTCGCCCAGCGAAGATATCCCCCAGTGGTATCGCCCAGGCTTGAACGACAAGGAATTCATGATGGCATCGACGACGACTCCCCTCACGCAGCTCAACGCCTGGAAAAGCTTGGCTGATCACTTCTCAGTAATTCAGTCGACACACCTTCGTACGCTATTCGCAGAAGATGCTCAGCGAGGAAAACGGCTGACAGCGGAAGGGGGTGACCTGTTCTTTGACTACTCGAAGAACCGCGTCACCGACGAAACGCTGAAGCTACTGATTCAGCTCGCCGAAGAGTCTCAGCTGCGCGAGCGAATCGATGCCATGTTCAGTGGCGAGAAGATCAACATCACCGAAGATCGCGCCGTCCTGCATACGGCTCTTCGTGCCCCTAAGGACAAGACGATCATCGTCGACGGTGAGAACGTCGTTCCCGCCGTGCACGAGGTTCTCGACCGAATGTCGACTTTCTCGGATCGCGTCCGTAACGGCGACTGGAAGGGGCACTCCGGTAAACGCATCGTCAATGTGGTCAACATTGGTATTGGCGGTTCTGACCTGGGCCCCGTGATGGCATACGAAGCATTGAAGCACTTCAGCCAGCGCGATATGACGTTCCGCTTTGTTTCCAATGTCGACGGAACCGATTTCGCGGAAGCGGTTCAAGATCTCGACCCTGCCGAGACCTTGTTCATCGTCGCCTCCAAGACGTTCACTACGCTGGAAACGATGACCAATGCCAACACGGCCCGTGACTGGCTGTTGGCCGCGTTTGATGGAGACGCTTCGTCGGTGGCCAAACACTTCGTCGCCGTTTCGACCAATGCCGATAAGGTTTCGGCTTTCGGGATCGACACGGCCAACATGTTTGGTTTCTGGGACTGGGTCGGCGGTCGTTATTCGATGGATTCGGCGATCGGCCTCTCGACCATGTTGGCCATCGGTCCCGACAACTTCAAGGCGATGCTCGATGGGTTCCACCAAATGGACGAGCACTTTCGCACTGCTCCTTTCGAGAAGAACATTCCCGTTCTGATGGCGTTGCTGTCGATCTGGTACAGCAATTTCTTCGGTTCGGAATCGATTGCCGTCCTTCCTTACGAGCAGTACTTGAAGCGGTTCCCGGCCTATCTCCAGCAACTCACCATGGAGAGCAACGGCAAGTACATCACGCTAAGCGGCAACCGCGTTGACTACACAACCGGCACCATCTACTTCGGCGAGCCTGGCACCAACGGCCAGCACTCGTTCTATCAACTGATCCACCAAGGGACGGAGTTGATCCCCTGCGATTTCATCGCCTTCGGCAAATCGCTCAATCCCCTGGGACGGCACCATGACATGTTGATCGCCAACGTCCTGGCCCAGTCAGAAGCGTTAGCGTTCGGTAAGACCGAGGCTCAGGTGAAAGAGGAAGGAACGCCTGACTGGCTGGTACCGCATCGTGTATTCGAAGGGAATCGTCCGTCCAACACGATCTTCGCCGATGAGCTTTCCCCGTCGGTCTTGGGGCAACTGGTTGCGTTGTATGAACACTGCGTATTTGCCCAGGGTAGCATCTGGCAGATCAATTCGTTCGATCAATGGGGCGTTGAACTAGGTAAACAGCTCGCCCAGAGAATCATTCCCGAACTGGAAAGCAGCGAGACGCCCGATCTTCAGCATGACAGTTCGACCAACAACCTCATCCGCCGTTATCGCGCCATAAAGGAGAAATGA
- a CDS encoding fructose bisphosphate aldolase — protein sequence MMSIISVTSEEFLKFQTTPGFVAALDQSGGSTPKALRLYGIKEDAWSNDEEMFELVHQMRTRIITSPSFNGNRILAAILFENTMDREIEGVPTAYYLWDVKKIVPILKVDKGLAPEDKGVQLMKPIPQLDELLTRAKKNGIFGTKMRSVIKLANPIGIKEVVDQQFEVAEKIIAAGLVPIIEPEIDIHSPEKAQAEALLKECLASHLGHLPDHKYVMLKLTLPEEDDFYRAFVEHPQVLKVVALSGGYTREEANERLRRNHGVVASFSRALTEGLTAQQTPEEFDAMLDRSIQSIYDASIT from the coding sequence ATGATGTCCATCATCAGTGTCACCAGCGAGGAGTTCCTGAAGTTCCAGACCACCCCCGGCTTTGTCGCCGCGCTCGATCAAAGCGGCGGCAGCACGCCCAAAGCACTTCGTCTCTACGGCATCAAAGAAGATGCCTGGTCCAACGATGAAGAGATGTTCGAACTGGTGCATCAAATGCGGACACGCATCATCACCAGCCCCAGTTTCAACGGCAATCGAATTCTCGCCGCGATCCTTTTCGAGAACACGATGGATCGCGAGATCGAAGGGGTGCCAACGGCTTATTATCTTTGGGATGTGAAAAAGATCGTACCGATCCTTAAGGTCGACAAGGGCTTGGCCCCCGAGGACAAAGGGGTCCAACTGATGAAGCCGATACCGCAACTGGACGAACTGCTGACGCGGGCCAAAAAGAATGGCATCTTCGGCACGAAGATGCGCTCGGTCATCAAATTGGCCAACCCCATCGGCATCAAAGAGGTGGTCGATCAGCAGTTCGAGGTTGCGGAAAAGATCATCGCAGCCGGCTTGGTTCCGATTATCGAGCCTGAGATCGATATCCACAGCCCGGAGAAAGCCCAAGCGGAAGCCCTGCTGAAAGAATGCCTTGCCAGCCATTTGGGGCATCTTCCCGACCATAAGTACGTGATGCTGAAACTCACGCTGCCTGAGGAAGATGATTTCTACCGAGCTTTTGTCGAACATCCTCAGGTATTGAAAGTCGTCGCCCTGTCCGGCGGTTACACACGTGAAGAGGCCAACGAGCGTCTGAGACGCAATCACGGTGTCGTGGCGAGCTTTTCTCGAGCTCTCACCGAAGGGCTGACCGCCCAGCAAACCCCGGAAGAGTTCGACGCCATGTTGGATCGATCGATCCAAAGCATTTACGACGCATCGATCACCTAA
- a CDS encoding outer membrane protein assembly factor BamB family protein, whose product MKYVPIYSFAFLLWITPLVVLLVGESIAEEFRPIAWPSFQNGGHLSVAGEPLPTRWSADENIAWKAEIPGYGQSTPIVTGSQIIVTSTSGPNKENYHLVAYSLEKGEKLWQQDFKNPSPVENTTYVSRAAPTPIADDAGYIAYYEGGLVVAVSHDGSIRWKRDLVKAYGPISSRHGLSSSLEQQNDLVFVWVERSEEPYLAALNKSTGETVWKVEGLGTTSWSTPRLVPVGNTAHLVCSASGKIAGFDPESGERLWQFDQIANNTTCTPIPLGDGRFLIGASEGRGEAAAQTDGTSNGVIQIAKQDDGTYSADFAWQAAKAKSSFGSPIVADGTAWFINRSGVLFGVNQETGKQTTTARLAAGGVWATPLQQGKWLYIFGSNGTTSIFDMTSGETIAENSLWATLEGADGEESSSEIIYSAVPVSPYLILRTGSTLYAIQEKPSS is encoded by the coding sequence ATGAAATACGTGCCCATTTATAGCTTTGCTTTCCTCCTCTGGATAACTCCGCTCGTCGTCCTGCTTGTCGGCGAGTCTATTGCCGAGGAATTTCGGCCGATCGCTTGGCCCTCTTTCCAGAACGGCGGACATCTGTCGGTAGCCGGCGAACCACTTCCAACGCGCTGGTCCGCCGACGAGAACATCGCCTGGAAAGCAGAGATTCCCGGCTACGGGCAATCGACCCCGATTGTGACTGGCAGCCAGATTATCGTGACATCGACCAGTGGTCCCAATAAAGAGAACTATCACCTGGTCGCCTATTCGCTGGAAAAAGGGGAAAAGCTCTGGCAACAGGATTTCAAAAATCCCAGCCCCGTCGAGAACACCACGTACGTCAGCCGCGCTGCCCCGACCCCCATCGCGGATGACGCAGGCTACATTGCCTACTACGAAGGGGGACTGGTGGTCGCCGTTTCGCATGATGGAAGTATTCGCTGGAAACGCGACTTGGTTAAAGCATACGGTCCGATCAGTTCGCGACATGGTCTGTCTTCCTCGCTGGAACAACAAAATGACCTCGTCTTTGTTTGGGTGGAACGATCGGAAGAGCCTTACCTGGCTGCTCTCAACAAATCGACCGGAGAAACCGTCTGGAAAGTCGAGGGACTCGGCACGACGTCGTGGAGTACGCCGCGCCTGGTTCCAGTCGGCAATACCGCGCACCTGGTATGCAGCGCTAGTGGCAAGATTGCCGGGTTCGATCCAGAAAGCGGCGAGCGATTGTGGCAATTCGACCAGATCGCGAACAACACGACCTGCACTCCCATTCCACTGGGTGATGGTCGATTTCTGATCGGCGCCTCGGAGGGACGCGGCGAAGCGGCCGCGCAAACCGATGGCACATCGAACGGCGTGATCCAGATTGCCAAGCAAGATGACGGCACCTACTCGGCAGATTTCGCCTGGCAGGCCGCGAAAGCAAAATCGAGCTTTGGCAGCCCTATCGTGGCTGACGGAACCGCTTGGTTTATCAACCGCAGCGGAGTTCTGTTTGGCGTCAATCAGGAAACCGGCAAGCAAACCACCACAGCCCGGCTGGCTGCCGGAGGTGTTTGGGCGACGCCACTTCAGCAAGGCAAGTGGCTGTACATCTTCGGCTCGAATGGGACCACTTCGATCTTCGATATGACCTCCGGCGAGACAATCGCGGAGAACTCGTTATGGGCGACCTTGGAAGGCGCCGACGGAGAAGAGTCGTCGTCAGAGATCATTTACTCCGCGGTTCCCGTTTCCCCTTACTTGATTCTTCGTACAGGTAGCACCTTGTACGCCATCCAAGAGAAACCATCCAGCTAA